In Vicinamibacteria bacterium, the DNA window CCCCGGTACGGCCGCGAGAGCGAATGCGTGCTTCGATCCGCAGACCGCCGGGACACTCTTCGATGGTGACGTCGATGTGATCGAGAGAGAGGGGATGGCACAGAGGAATCAAGCTCGCCGTCCGCTTCGCCGCCAGGATCCCGGCAAGGCGAGCCGTCTCGACGACGTTCCCCTTGGCGGTGCCTCCTGTCCGCACGACGCGCATCGCCTCCTCGGATATGCGTATCCGTCCGGCTGCCACCGCCACGCGGTCGGTAGACGGCTTGCGGGAAACGTCTACCATCTGGGGAGCGCCGCTCGCCTTGACGTGACTCAACCGGCGTTTCGCCATCGGTCCTCTTTGAGCAGGGAGCTGTCG includes these proteins:
- the moaC gene encoding cyclic pyranopterin monophosphate synthase MoaC; translated protein: MAKRRLSHVKASGAPQMVDVSRKPSTDRVAVAAGRIRISEEAMRVVRTGGTAKGNVVETARLAGILAAKRTASLIPLCHPLSLDHIDVTIEECPGGLRIEARIRSRGRTGVEMEALTAVSVAALTVYDMVKAVDRAMVIDDIRLLRKEGGRSGTYLRKES